The stretch of DNA CACGTTTGATAAGTATGTAATAGCTAAATGTATCTCATTAATGCTCATAGTAGGTATATTTCTTCTAGAGTTATTTGTTTGCAGTCTACCGTTAATTTATTTTAAGGGATTTGGTAATCCTTCATTTCCGATTGCTATCTTTGATGGTATTTTTGAAGTTTATCCAATATACCAATATCTAGGTGTATCTATGCTTTATATGATTTTGATTTCCATTTTTACAATACTATTATCAATAATATTAAATGTTTTATTGAAGAATATGTATTTGACGCTTTTTGTGCAATTATTATTGTATATTTTCCCTATATTATTTCCAAACATGATAAACCTTGTACCGTTTAATCCGTTTAATTTTTTGAATTTTCCGGGTATTTTGAATGGGCAATCTCTCGGCCTGGCAAACCCAGTCGTCCTAAATAGCACACATGGTCTTATCTATATCGGGATTAGTATTGCCATAATGGTAGTCGCTGTAAAGTACTTCTTGACTACTGGGAAACTTAAAAACATATAGGGGAGTGAGGAATGTTGGCGTATTTTAAGTTTGAATTTTTCCAATTTATTAGGAATAAGAAAAATATTGCAATTTATGTCATTCTACTTTTTTTCTCATGTTATTATGCACTAATAATTGCTCCAACATATAACCCTATTGAAAAAGTAGATGAAAGTGAAATTGAAGCACGGTATCTAACAAGGGAGGAATTTCTAAATAATGTTGAGTTTAGTGCAGGAACACATTTTTTAACTCTTTTTGCTATAGAAATATACCCAGAATGGAATGAATATGATAAAGGACGATTAGAAGCTATTAAACATCACAATCTGAAAGAGTATGCTGAGGCCACTTCTAAGTGGTATGCGTACGCTGATAATATGATTTTTTACAGGGGAATGGGTGTCCTATTTTATAACCCGGGGTATTACACATTTGGAAATAATTATGCAACGATGGACGGACACTATGCCTATTTACATTCTGCAAGTCGATACGAAGGATATACAGAAGGGAAATCGAGTTTATCTGTAAATGTTTTCGAAGAAAGGACAGCCTTACAAACATTGCAACGTCTGTTACACTCTTACCTTCCGCTAATTCTCATTGTTAGCTGTATATTCTTCACGGTGGATATCGTGTTGAAGGATCGCCGGAATTCAACACTGTTACAAGGCTTACCACTATCAAATTGGAGAAAGTTGCTTGTAAAAGGAGGAGTTGCCTTACTAGGTAGCATCCTATCAATTATTCCACTCTCTGTTGGTTTATTGATAATTGGTGGACCAAATGGATTTGGAGATTTTGATTTACCTGTACCGATATATTCTGCTGATGAAAAATTATTTTCAAATATAATGCTATGGGAATATCTAATACAAAACATGCTCTTTATGGTTTTCTGGTTTTTATTCATCATTTCATTACTACTTCTTGTGAGTGTAATGTTAAAAAATGAGTTTGCAAATTTATTGGTAGGTAGTGTGTTTGTTATTGCTGAATTTATCTATTTTGATAGAGGTAATGGGACAGTTTGGAATGTTCAGTGGACTCCAACGAGCTATGTTCAAGTTGGGCAAATTATCTCGGGGTATCGAAACTATCTTTATAATTCCAAAGCACTCACATTTGAAGGCGGACTCTCCGTATTAGGATTGTGTACGTGTATTTTTCTGTTATCCACTTTCTTGATTAGTAATCAAAGAAAGTTTAAGCTACTTTAGTTTGATAGAGATGGAGTGAAGATATGATTGAATTAAAAAATATTGGTGTTCACTTTTCAAGTAGAGACATTTTAAAAGATGTTTCGGTGATGTTCAATCCGGGAGAAATTATTGGTTTGGTGGCTCCGAATGGGACTGGAAAGTCAACGCTTATGAATGTAATCATGAATTATATCAACCCAAACAGTGGGAAAGTCATTCTAAATCATAAGTTAGAATATACAAATAAAAAGAATGAAGTGAAAATACATCAACTAGTATCCATGATGCCTGATCAAGGTGACTTATATAATCAGATTTCGGGAAAAGAGCATTTAAAAATTTATTCCTCTATGTGGAACAGTAACCCAAAATTGATTGACAGTATAATAAATGAACTAGGAATGGCGTCATATATAGACAAGAAAACAGGAACGTATTCTTTGGGGATGCGCCAAAGACTTTGTTTTGCAATGCAAATTGTATCAGATACCCAAGTCATGTTAATGGACGAAGTGATGAACGGATTGGATCCTACTCATGTCGAACTTATTTCAAAAATACTAGTTAAAAAGAAAATCGAAGGAAAGACGATTATTGTGGCTTCTCATTTATTAGAAAACTTAGAAAAATATGCGAACCGTATTTTCTTTATGAAAAATGGAGAATTGATACTAGTCAATGCCATATCCCCAGGGTTTGAAGAAAGAGAAATCACAACCGTAAGAGTAAAAGAAATGACAGAGATGACAAAAGAAAAGTTTTCAAAAGAGTTTCCAGATACAAACGTACGATCATTGCCAAATGGCGGTACTCTATTAGATGTGCGCGGATATGATTCGGGGAAATTAGGAAATATAGTAGAGTTTCTTAATGAAAATCAATTAACAGAGTTTAGTTTCGGGAAAATAACATTAAATGACTTGTATTCAATGTATTATCAAGAAGGCTGAGGTTATAGTAAAATATCAAAGCCCCGATTATGCTTACGTTCTAAGCTATCGTAATCATACTTTTATTATCTACTATACTCTTGAATTTTTAAGACAAAGATGTATAAGTAAGACGGTTTAATCACTATGTAGGATAGTTAAGATGGGATAAAACTCTTTATCGTGGGAAAGCTAGCCTTGGTGATGAAAATGAAAAATGGATGGATATTAATAATATTTATTGTTTTAGGAGTGTTTTCTTTATCTATACATTCTGAAGAGGCAACACTCTTCAGTGATGCATCTAATAAAGATGAAATACTGGAGAGTTCATATATTTCTTCTGATGTAAAGATGCCTGGAATTAGGGAGAAAGTATCCTTTGAAGGGTATGAAATTGTCGCAAAGTCAACTGAAGAGAATATTTCATTGTATGCAAAAAAAATGGAGGACTTAGAGAGCCAATATCGAGATTTTAAAATCGATTTCAAAGGTGAAACTTACTCCAGACCTTTTTGGATGAACGTTACTAACCCTACGTATGCCCCGGAAATTTTTTACGAAGATATTAACAAAGACCAGAAGAAAGAGCTAATAATAATTTTAACGCTGGGTTATGGTACTGGTGCTTTACTTGAAGAGGTTTATGTTTATAGATATACAAATGGATTGATTGACGTGCTAGTTGATGATCCTATAGCAATAATCAATAAAAACGTAAAAACCAAGTTAACGACTGAAAAAGCAGAAATAAGAATAGGTGACAAAGAATATAAAATTGATTTGGCCCCTTTACAAATAAACCCTACAAACTTATTTGAGGAAATTGCTTTTGGCGGTGTAATAAAATATGAAGTAAAAGACCAACAACTTACCGCTACACTCCCAGCTCAAATTACTGCAGCTGGCTATCTTGGTGAAATAGTTATTGTATATGAATTTCGTGACAAAATGTATCAAGCAAAAACAATTGAATTCCAACCTAGTGAGTTATTGAAAAAACGGGTGGAGTAGTTAAAAGAGCAGCGATTAAAAAATCATTGCTCTTTACTAATTAATTTATTTGTTCAATGAAAGGACCATTATGCATGTTTACTTCGAGTGACGGCTCATCTTGACGTTTCTTGAAATTTAATATTAACTACTTCTTCAGTTTCGGTATTATATTCAATTCTTACATAAACGCCGAATTCTCTGTTACCATCTTTTAACCATAATTTAAATTTTTCAATGGTTGTATTCTCTTTAGATTCGCTTCCTTCATGTAGATAGTCAATAATATCTGCATTGGGATATTTAGATTTTGTCTCTGACATAGCGAGCTGTCCCCACTTAGCGTAAGCTGGAATTTCTCCTTGTGCATTAGCAATAGACGGAATATGTGTTGGTGTTGAATTAGCTGTAATAATAATTCCAAGTGCAATAATTGTTTTTCGCATAATTAATCTCAACTCCTTTTTTA from Paenisporosarcina sp. FSL H8-0542 encodes:
- a CDS encoding ABC transporter permease — protein: MLAYFKFEFFQFIRNKKNIAIYVILLFFSCYYALIIAPTYNPIEKVDESEIEARYLTREEFLNNVEFSAGTHFLTLFAIEIYPEWNEYDKGRLEAIKHHNLKEYAEATSKWYAYADNMIFYRGMGVLFYNPGYYTFGNNYATMDGHYAYLHSASRYEGYTEGKSSLSVNVFEERTALQTLQRLLHSYLPLILIVSCIFFTVDIVLKDRRNSTLLQGLPLSNWRKLLVKGGVALLGSILSIIPLSVGLLIIGGPNGFGDFDLPVPIYSADEKLFSNIMLWEYLIQNMLFMVFWFLFIISLLLLVSVMLKNEFANLLVGSVFVIAEFIYFDRGNGTVWNVQWTPTSYVQVGQIISGYRNYLYNSKALTFEGGLSVLGLCTCIFLLSTFLISNQRKFKLL
- a CDS encoding YqzG/YhdC family protein; translated protein: MNEFKQMTHPIKKELRLIMRKTIIALGIIITANSTPTHIPSIANAQGEIPAYAKWGQLAMSETKSKYPNADIIDYLHEGSESKENTTIEKFKLWLKDGNREFGVYVRIEYNTETEEVVNIKFQETSR
- a CDS encoding ABC transporter ATP-binding protein: MIELKNIGVHFSSRDILKDVSVMFNPGEIIGLVAPNGTGKSTLMNVIMNYINPNSGKVILNHKLEYTNKKNEVKIHQLVSMMPDQGDLYNQISGKEHLKIYSSMWNSNPKLIDSIINELGMASYIDKKTGTYSLGMRQRLCFAMQIVSDTQVMLMDEVMNGLDPTHVELISKILVKKKIEGKTIIVASHLLENLEKYANRIFFMKNGELILVNAISPGFEEREITTVRVKEMTEMTKEKFSKEFPDTNVRSLPNGGTLLDVRGYDSGKLGNIVEFLNENQLTEFSFGKITLNDLYSMYYQEG